The nucleotide window GCTGCAAGATGATCCCATTAATTGAGTTTCTACTATTCAGATCATTCAATTCTATTACCATAATGagatgtattttaataacagtataatacaaataataaagcaAAGAAAAGATCTTTCTAACTCGACAAACAtgttataaagtttaaagtttttgtttttatttaatgtatctTGTAATAGAATATATCTTATACCTACATTAGTTTTTCTTTGGGatatgtattgtatataagttattttagtgACACCTGTGACTATCCAATcgaatctataatataacaggtataataatataataacaataacatgtatatttataaactctTGATTTATTTCATCGCTGAGTTtatgctttaatttttataattaaaaataaaagaacgaTACTCAAAACTCATACAGCTATTATAAAGCaatccaataaaacataaatgtctttaCCTGTGTAAAAGCTTTTCCACATTCGGAGCACTTGAATGGCCTCTCATTGGTGTGAATGCGGAGATGAGCTCTCAAGTTGTTAGATTGAGAAAatgctacaaataaaaatgttaattattaaaactagtgGAATAGACAATTTGAGTGGAGTAAGTATGTTGGCggtgagatatattttatatccattccagatagcgaccaccatgcACAAGGTATTAAACCCGTTATAGTGGCCCGCAAAAGTGTGTTGGTTCTGAgatcatcctgtgtatatcaggttccaacaggccggcataattatgtcgactgccgagcggTAATCGGTATTAAACCCGTTATAGTGGCCCGCACAAGTGTGTTGGTTCTGAgatcatcctgtgtatatcaggttccaacaggccggcataattgtgtcgactgcctagCGGTAATCCtactctcgttagtcgacattctattgaaccccactccacttatcttCAGGTGCAACGGGTCACCTTGCcgtgtatgtataaaaaaaatagtatctaTATATAGCATAAAAATCATAGGTATTTAACTGAGGaacttgttatattttgatgccaagtcaaacaaattaaatgtagCGTGATAttggatgtgttttttttattcacatttgtttgttttttattatcctaCATTGAAACACCATACTTGAAAACATTCAAgtattattaacatataataGGAGCAGATACACAAATAATGTGGTAATTACCTTTATTGCAGTAGGTGCAGACAAAGCGTCGCTCGGCACGGTGATTCCGCAAGTGGTTCTGCAGCTGAACATTTTTCTGGAATGATTTGTGGCATACACCACAGTACAATGAGGGCTCACCACTCTCCTACAAACATTTATTGCCTAACAGACTGTGTTGTAGCAATTGTTTAAACTGATAATTCCTATATGGATTATCCTTACTTGTTAATAAACTATAATCtgagtgtaattttttttttcctattgcTTATTAAAGCAACTCTCTAAATAATATACTGCAGTCCAAAGTATGACGACAAACAGTGTCATAAACTATAGACCTAGAAAATATACTTAGCAATACTCTTATTGGCTTTCAGGCTATAAGATAGTTATCCTTAATATTGATGGACTTTATGATCACTTTATCAATTTCACTTTTGCAGCCAGTATTAATTTGACATTCAAACAGTCAACACTCATACCATTTGCTATGAAATAAGGAATTAAAAATTTGTCTTAACacatgttacaataaaattttgatgcAATAAAGACtacataaatctaaatatagtaTCTCTGAACCTCTTCACTGTTGGAGGAGTGCGCTCTGGCTGGTCACAGCTGTTCTCCCCAATGGACACCTCTGGCACCAATGGCTGACATTTGAAGCATGCATACACACCATCCTTGCCCGTTTCAAACAGCTGctgtgacaaataaaattacaattgttttcacTTGTCATAGATAGAAATTATGATCTAAATCATATCCAGAACGGCAAAATAAGTGataacttaattaaatgtatacaaaaacaGTCATTGTAATGTTTTGATTGTGGTTCTAAGTTCATAGATATAAAAACTAAGGTGTGTTCTATCACTAACATAGAATGTAGGTCATAAGTTGTACAAACAAAAACAGTGTGGAAGTACCAATAATGCACAACTTTCACAATCATAAAGAGCATTCTCGTCACCTTACTCCTAGTCAACAATTTTAGGGTTTATTTGTACAAgactgtatttattatattcaacatTCGTAGACTTTTTTGTCGTAACAAAGTTATTGGAAATTACTGCGCCCGTGGAACAAGCCAAGGTTCACTATTCATGTTCAAAAAAAACAACACTCTTGTTTTTTTACACGGCGCTGAGCCAGACATAAAAAAACAGACCGTCCGACCGCCCGACAGCAGacgagtaaaaaaaatacgcggGCAGGTTTCGAATGTAAAGGTTTTTTTCTAGTCATTGCAGGATGTTCCAGTGCAGTTGCGACACAATTGATCCAAAAACATAGCACTCTCTCAAAGGCACAAACCGAAATTGATCCAGGGgcgttatttttataacaaacccgtaaagaaaacaaaaaaataatgaaagaatAACACAAAATGTTCGTAAGAAAATGGATGGAGATACTCACAACTGCAGGTTTTAGGCATATTCCACACTTATCCATTGTAAAAACTGACGAAAACCGAAAAACAATGAAAGTAACACATATAAAtccgtaaatataaaatttttccaCATTAGCTCTTGCGGGAAAAAATAACAGGGCGGGGCGGGAATGGGGAGTGCGGGACGAGGTAAGCAATGTAACCCATAGACAAAATCAtaggcaatattttaaaattattgccaTCTAAACTAAACTATAGTGTACACAGTTCGACACAGAACGCATCcatacatttcttacattttctgACAGATTGATATTTAAGATTCCACAAGAATGTCAAGTActctatgacattgacattttatcgtgtttttcaTTTTGGTTGGTCGTGCTAAATTGCGTATATTCcacaaaaatactttgatatgAGTTTACATACTTTACTAGTTTGGTGTCCatagtaaagaaaatattttggtgATTTATCCTAATgtaaacaatttgtttattttgcgaTCAAATTTGTTGCGAAAATGGCTGAAAAGCCTGAAAAACCAGTTCCAGCGAGCAGCAACAGCCAGCCAATCGTGAAAATAGGCCATTACACACTTGGTGCAACATTAGGTGTCGGAACTTTCGGTAAAGTAAAGATTGGAGAACACCAACTAACCAAGCACAAGGTTGCAGTGAAGATTCTAAACAGacagaaaataaaatctctAGATGTCGTGGGAAAGATCAGACGCGAGATTCAAAATCTCAAATTATTCAGACATcctcatattattaaattgtaccaggtaaatatatttgttttgatgaCCTTCATAatgttgatataataatattaa belongs to Manduca sexta isolate Smith_Timp_Sample1 unplaced genomic scaffold, JHU_Msex_v1.0 HiC_scaffold_1050, whole genome shotgun sequence and includes:
- the LOC119191113 gene encoding uncharacterized protein LOC119191113 isoform X4, producing MDKCGICLKPAVLFETGKDGVYACFKCQPLVPEVSIGENSCDQPERTPPTVKRKMFSCRTTCGITVPSDALSAPTAIKHFLNLTT
- the LOC119191113 gene encoding uncharacterized protein LOC119191113 isoform X2, translated to MDKCGICLKPAVLFETGKDGVYACFKCQPLVPEVSIGENSCDQPERTPPTVKRRVVSPHCTVVYATNHSRKMFSCRTTCGITVPSDALSAPTAIKHFLNLTT
- the LOC119191113 gene encoding uncharacterized protein LOC119191113 isoform X3, encoding MDKCGICLKPAVQLFETGKDGVYACFKCQPLVPEVSIGENSCDQPERTPPTVKRKMFSCRTTCGITVPSDALSAPTAIKHFLNLTT
- the LOC119191113 gene encoding uncharacterized protein LOC119191113 isoform X1 produces the protein MDKCGICLKPAVQLFETGKDGVYACFKCQPLVPEVSIGENSCDQPERTPPTVKRRVVSPHCTVVYATNHSRKMFSCRTTCGITVPSDALSAPTAIKHFLNLTT